Proteins encoded by one window of Enterobacter hormaechei subsp. xiangfangensis:
- a CDS encoding YifB family Mg chelatase-like AAA ATPase yields the protein MSLSVVYTRAAIGVKAPLISVEVHLSNGLPGLTLVGLPETTVKEARDRVRSAIINSGYAFPAKKITINLAPADLPKEGGRYDLPIAIALLAASEQLNTPGLSSCEFVGELALTGALRGVPGAISGALEAIRAGRQIIVANENASEVSLIAEKGCLVAGHLQEVCAWLEGRHELAEPQENDEVAPDSPEDLSDIMGQEQGKRALEITAAGGHNLLLIGPPGTGKTMLASRLSGLLPPLNNHEALESAAIFSLVSSTSLHKQWRRRPFRSPHHSASLTAMVGGGSIPGPGEISLAHNGILFLDELPEFERRVLDALREPIESGEIHLSRTRAKISYPAQFQLVAAMNPSPTGHYQGNHNRCTPEQTLRYLSKLSGPFLDRFDLSLEIPLPPPGLLRQTGIKGESSATVRERVIAAQARQYVRQNRLNARLDNSGIRQFCSLNAEDAGWLEETLTRFGLSIRAWQRLLKVARTVADVEGCPGIERRHLQEALSYRAIDRLLLHLQKMLA from the coding sequence ATGTCACTGTCAGTTGTTTATACACGCGCGGCCATCGGCGTGAAGGCACCGCTTATTTCTGTAGAGGTTCATTTAAGTAATGGACTGCCCGGACTGACGCTGGTCGGCTTACCAGAAACGACCGTTAAAGAGGCGAGGGATCGCGTGCGCAGCGCAATTATTAATAGCGGTTATGCTTTTCCGGCGAAGAAGATCACCATCAACCTTGCGCCCGCCGATTTGCCAAAGGAGGGAGGGCGATATGATTTACCTATTGCTATAGCGCTTCTCGCGGCTTCTGAACAGCTCAATACGCCAGGGCTAAGCTCGTGCGAGTTCGTGGGTGAATTAGCGCTTACAGGCGCGTTAAGAGGCGTTCCCGGAGCAATCTCGGGTGCGCTTGAAGCCATACGCGCGGGAAGACAAATCATTGTGGCCAATGAAAATGCCTCTGAAGTAAGCCTTATCGCCGAAAAGGGATGTCTTGTCGCGGGACATTTGCAGGAGGTTTGCGCCTGGCTGGAAGGCCGACACGAGCTTGCCGAGCCGCAGGAGAATGACGAGGTGGCGCCAGATTCGCCCGAGGATCTCAGCGATATTATGGGTCAGGAACAGGGTAAACGAGCGTTAGAGATAACGGCCGCGGGTGGGCATAACCTGTTACTGATAGGTCCGCCAGGCACGGGGAAAACGATGCTGGCGAGCAGATTGAGCGGCCTGTTGCCACCCCTCAATAATCACGAAGCGCTGGAAAGCGCCGCGATATTTAGCCTGGTCAGTTCTACGTCGCTGCATAAACAGTGGCGCCGCCGTCCCTTCCGCTCTCCACACCACAGTGCGTCTCTTACCGCGATGGTGGGCGGGGGTTCGATCCCCGGGCCGGGTGAAATCTCACTGGCGCACAACGGCATTCTGTTTCTGGATGAATTGCCAGAGTTTGAACGCCGCGTGCTGGATGCATTGCGGGAGCCGATTGAATCCGGCGAAATCCATTTGTCTCGTACACGGGCCAAAATAAGCTACCCTGCGCAGTTTCAGCTGGTCGCCGCGATGAACCCTAGCCCTACGGGTCATTATCAGGGCAATCATAACCGCTGTACGCCGGAGCAGACGCTGCGCTATCTAAGTAAGCTGTCCGGCCCCTTCCTCGACCGTTTTGATTTATCTCTCGAGATCCCCCTGCCACCGCCCGGTCTGCTGAGGCAAACCGGTATTAAGGGCGAAAGCTCAGCAACTGTGCGTGAACGGGTTATTGCGGCGCAGGCGCGGCAGTATGTTCGTCAGAACAGGCTGAATGCCCGGCTGGATAACAGCGGGATCCGACAGTTTTGTTCTCTCAACGCTGAAGATGCGGGCTGGCTGGAAGAGACACTGACGCGGTTTGGGCTATCCATTCGCGCGTGGCAGCGTTTGTTGAAAGTTGCGCGCACGGTCGCCGACGTGGAGGGCTGCCCCGGAATAGAGAGGCGGCATTTGCAGGAGGCATTAAGTTACCGTGCGATCGATCGGCTGCTGTTGCATCTGCAAAAAATGCTGGCGTAA
- the murI gene encoding glutamate racemase — protein sequence MATKLQDGNTPCLAATPSDPRPTVLVFDSGVGGLSVYDEIRQLLPDLHYIYAFDNVAFPYGEKSEDFIVERVVEIVTAVQKRYPLALAVIACNTASTVSLPALREKFPFPVVGVVPAIKPAARLTANGIVGLLATRGTVKRPYTRELIERFANECQIAMLGSAELVEMAEAKLHGETVSLEELRRILRPWLRMQEPPDTVVLGCTHFPLLQEELLKVLPEGTRLVDSGAAIARRTAWLLEHEAPDAKSADANIAFCMAITKETEQLLPVLRRYGFETLEKLAL from the coding sequence ATGGCTACCAAACTGCAGGACGGGAATACACCTTGTCTGGCAGCTACACCTTCTGATCCGCGTCCCACCGTGCTGGTGTTTGATTCCGGCGTCGGTGGGCTTTCGGTCTATGATGAGATTCGGCAGCTCCTGCCGGATCTCCATTACATCTACGCCTTCGATAACGTCGCGTTCCCGTATGGGGAAAAGAGTGAAGACTTTATTGTTGAGCGTGTGGTTGAAATCGTCACCGCGGTACAAAAGCGTTATCCTCTGGCGCTGGCGGTCATTGCCTGTAATACGGCAAGCACGGTCTCTCTTCCTGCCCTGCGCGAAAAATTCCCGTTCCCGGTTGTGGGCGTTGTTCCGGCAATCAAACCTGCGGCGCGTCTGACGGCGAACGGCATTGTGGGGTTGCTGGCTACGCGTGGTACGGTAAAACGTCCTTATACGCGTGAGCTTATTGAGCGCTTTGCCAATGAATGCCAGATCGCCATGCTCGGCTCCGCGGAGCTGGTGGAAATGGCGGAAGCGAAACTGCACGGCGAGACGGTATCGCTTGAAGAGCTGCGTCGTATTCTGCGTCCATGGCTGCGGATGCAGGAACCACCGGATACGGTTGTTCTCGGCTGTACCCATTTCCCGCTATTACAGGAAGAGCTGTTAAAGGTTCTGCCTGAAGGGACCCGGCTGGTGGATTCCGGTGCTGCGATTGCGCGTCGGACGGCCTGGCTGCTGGAACACGAGGCGCCGGATGCGAAATCCGCTGATGCGAACATCGCTTTTTGTATGGCGATAACAAAAGAAACTGAACAACTTTTGCCCGTTTTACGTCGTTATGGCTTTGAAACGCTCGAAAAACTGGCGCTGTAG
- a CDS encoding YijD family membrane protein, whose product MKQSGQDKGTLLLALIAGLSINGTFAAVFSSIVPFSIFPIIALVLTVYCLHQRYLNRTMPVGLPGLAAACFILGVLLYSTVVRAEYPDIGSNFLPAVLSVALVFWIGSRMRSRKSELPE is encoded by the coding sequence ATGAAACAGTCAGGTCAGGATAAAGGAACGCTGTTGCTGGCATTGATCGCTGGCTTATCCATTAATGGTACGTTTGCGGCGGTTTTCAGCTCAATTGTACCGTTCTCGATTTTCCCGATTATCGCGCTGGTGCTGACGGTGTACTGCCTGCATCAACGTTATCTGAACCGCACGATGCCAGTTGGGTTACCGGGACTGGCCGCAGCCTGTTTTATTCTGGGTGTATTGCTTTATAGCACGGTGGTGCGCGCGGAGTATCCGGATATTGGCTCTAACTTCCTGCCTGCGGTACTGTCTGTGGCGCTGGTGTTCTGGATTGGCTCTCGCATGCGTAGCCGCAAGAGCGAGTTGCCGGAGTAG
- the fabR gene encoding HTH-type transcriptional repressor FabR has protein sequence MMGVRAQQKEKTRRSLVEAAFSQLSAERSFASLSLREVAREAGIAPTSFYRHFRDVDELGLTMVDESGLMLRQLMRQARQRIAKGGSVIRTSVSTFMEFIGNNPNAFRLLLRERSGTSAAFRAAVAREIQHFIAELADYLELENHMPRAFTEAQAEAMVTIVFSAGAEALDVSIEQRKQLEERLVLQLRMISKGAYYWYRREQEKLAHQNDE, from the coding sequence GTGATGGGCGTAAGAGCACAACAAAAAGAGAAAACCCGGCGTTCGCTGGTGGAAGCCGCATTCAGTCAACTGAGTGCTGAGCGGAGTTTTGCCAGTTTGAGCCTGCGTGAAGTGGCGCGCGAGGCCGGGATTGCGCCAACGTCCTTCTATCGTCATTTCCGTGATGTGGATGAACTGGGCCTGACCATGGTCGACGAGAGCGGTTTGATGCTGCGCCAGCTTATGCGTCAGGCGCGTCAGCGTATCGCCAAGGGCGGCAGCGTGATCCGCACTTCCGTGTCGACATTTATGGAATTTATCGGCAATAACCCTAACGCGTTTCGCCTGCTGTTGCGTGAGCGTTCCGGAACGTCAGCCGCGTTTCGTGCCGCCGTCGCGCGTGAAATTCAGCATTTCATCGCGGAACTTGCCGACTATCTTGAACTCGAAAACCATATGCCGCGTGCGTTTACTGAAGCACAGGCTGAGGCGATGGTGACGATTGTGTTCAGCGCGGGTGCTGAAGCGCTGGATGTCAGCATTGAACAACGTAAGCAACTCGAAGAGCGACTGGTATTGCAGCTGCGGATGATTTCTAAAGGCGCGTACTACTGGTATCGCCGTGAACAAGAGAAGTTGGCACATCAAAACGATGAGTGA
- a CDS encoding DUF413 domain-containing protein produces MAESFTTTNRFFDNKHYPRGFSRHGDFTIKEAQLLERHGYAFNELDLGKREPATEDEKQFVSVCRGEREPQSDAERVWIKYMARIKRPKRFHTLSGGKPQMEGAEDYTESDD; encoded by the coding sequence ATGGCGGAAAGCTTTACGACGACTAATCGTTTTTTCGACAATAAACATTATCCGCGCGGGTTCTCTCGTCACGGCGATTTCACTATCAAAGAAGCTCAACTTCTTGAGCGCCATGGTTATGCCTTTAACGAGCTGGATCTGGGTAAACGTGAACCGGCAACCGAAGATGAAAAACAGTTTGTCTCTGTTTGCCGTGGTGAGCGTGAGCCGCAATCTGATGCAGAACGTGTATGGATCAAGTATATGGCTCGCATTAAGCGTCCTAAGCGTTTCCATACGCTGTCTGGCGGCAAGCCGCAGATGGAAGGTGCAGAAGACTACACCGAGTCTGACGATTAA
- the trmA gene encoding tRNA (uridine(54)-C5)-methyltransferase TrmA: MTPEHLPTEQYDAQLAEKVVRLQSMMTPFNAPVPEVFRSPVSHYRMRAEFRIWHDGDDLYHIIFDQQTKSRIRVDSFPAASELINQLMTLMIDGVRNNPVLRNKLFQIDYLTTQSNQAIVSLLYHKALTDEWREQAEALRDALRAQNINVHLIGRATKTKIMLDQDYIDERLPVAGKEMVYRQVENSFTQPNAAMNVQMLEWALKATEGSKGDLLELYCGNGNFSLALARNFERVLATEIAKPSVAAAQYNIAANHIDNVQIIRMAAEEFTQAMNGVREFNRLQGIDLKSYQCETIFVDPPRSGLDSETEKMVQAYPRILYISCNPETLCKNLETLSQTHKVERLALFDQFPYTHHMECGVLLTAR, from the coding sequence ATGACCCCCGAACACCTCCCGACAGAACAGTACGACGCACAGCTGGCAGAAAAAGTTGTCCGCCTGCAAAGTATGATGACGCCTTTCAACGCGCCCGTTCCCGAGGTGTTTCGTTCTCCGGTCAGCCACTACCGTATGCGCGCTGAGTTCCGCATCTGGCACGATGGCGATGACCTGTACCACATCATTTTCGATCAGCAGACGAAATCCCGTATTCGCGTAGACAGTTTTCCGGCGGCGAGTGAGCTTATCAACCAGCTGATGACGCTGATGATCGACGGTGTGCGCAACAATCCGGTACTGCGCAACAAGCTGTTCCAGATTGACTACCTGACCACCCAAAGCAATCAGGCCATTGTTTCTCTGCTCTATCACAAAGCACTGACTGACGAGTGGCGCGAGCAGGCAGAAGCCCTGCGCGATGCGCTGCGCGCGCAGAATATCAACGTGCACCTGATTGGCCGCGCGACCAAAACCAAAATCATGCTGGACCAGGATTACATCGACGAGCGTCTGCCGGTGGCAGGAAAAGAGATGGTTTACCGTCAGGTGGAGAACAGCTTCACCCAGCCGAATGCCGCCATGAACGTGCAGATGCTGGAGTGGGCGTTGAAGGCGACGGAAGGGTCTAAGGGCGATCTGCTGGAACTCTACTGCGGTAACGGCAACTTCTCGCTGGCGCTGGCGCGTAACTTCGAACGCGTGCTGGCGACGGAAATCGCCAAACCGTCGGTGGCAGCCGCGCAGTACAACATCGCCGCTAACCATATTGATAACGTACAAATTATTCGTATGGCGGCAGAAGAGTTTACCCAGGCGATGAACGGCGTACGCGAGTTTAACCGCCTGCAAGGGATTGATTTGAAGAGCTACCAGTGTGAGACAATTTTTGTCGATCCGCCGCGCAGTGGCCTGGACAGCGAAACCGAGAAGATGGTGCAGGCGTACCCGCGTATTTTGTACATCTCCTGTAACCCGGAGACGCTGTGCAAGAATCTGGAAACATTGAGCCAGACGCACAAGGTTGAACGTCTGGCGCTGTTCGATCAGTTCCCGTATACGCACCATATGGAGTGCGGCGTACTGCTTACTGCACGATAA
- the oxyR gene encoding DNA-binding transcriptional regulator OxyR encodes MNIRDLEYLVALAEHRHFRRAADSCHVSQPTLSGQIRKLEDELGVMLLERTSRKVLFTQAGLLLVDQARTVLREVKVLKEMASQQGEAMSGPLHIGLIPTVGPYLLPQIIPMLHQTFPKLEMYLHEAQTHQLLAQLDSGKLDCAILALVKESEAFIEVPLFDEPMMLAIYEDHPWANRDRVPMADLAGEKLLMLEDGHCLRDQAMGFCFEAGADEDTHFRATSLETLRNMVAAGSGITLLPALAVPHERKRDGVVYLPCIKPEPRRTIGLVYRPGSPLRSRYEQLAEAIRGAMDGHFDSALKQAV; translated from the coding sequence ATGAATATTCGTGATCTTGAATACCTGGTAGCGTTAGCTGAGCATCGCCATTTTCGCCGCGCGGCAGACTCCTGCCATGTCAGCCAGCCAACGCTGAGCGGTCAGATCCGCAAGCTGGAAGATGAGCTGGGCGTGATGCTGCTGGAGCGCACCAGTCGTAAGGTACTGTTCACCCAGGCAGGTCTGCTGCTGGTGGATCAGGCGCGCACCGTGTTGCGCGAGGTCAAAGTGCTCAAGGAAATGGCAAGCCAGCAGGGGGAAGCGATGTCCGGCCCGCTGCATATTGGCCTGATCCCAACCGTTGGCCCGTACCTGTTGCCGCAAATCATTCCGATGCTGCACCAGACGTTCCCGAAACTCGAAATGTACCTGCATGAAGCGCAAACCCATCAGCTGCTGGCGCAGTTAGACAGCGGTAAGCTCGACTGTGCGATTCTGGCGCTCGTTAAAGAGAGTGAAGCGTTTATTGAAGTACCGCTGTTCGATGAGCCGATGATGCTGGCGATCTATGAAGATCACCCGTGGGCGAACCGCGATCGCGTACCGATGGCCGATCTGGCCGGTGAAAAACTGCTGATGCTGGAAGACGGCCACTGTCTGCGCGATCAGGCGATGGGCTTCTGCTTCGAAGCGGGTGCCGATGAAGATACCCATTTCCGCGCAACCAGCCTGGAAACGCTGCGTAATATGGTGGCGGCGGGAAGCGGTATTACGCTGTTGCCGGCGCTGGCGGTGCCGCACGAGCGTAAACGTGATGGCGTGGTCTATCTGCCGTGTATTAAGCCGGAGCCGCGTCGCACCATTGGTCTGGTTTATCGTCCGGGGTCACCGCTGCGCAGCCGCTATGAGCAGCTGGCAGAGGCCATCCGCGGTGCGATGGATGGCCATTTTGACAGCGCGTTAAAACAGGCGGTTTAA
- the hdfR gene encoding HTH-type transcriptional regulator HdfR: MDTELLKTFLEVSRTRHFGRAAEALYLTQSAVSFRIRQLENQLGVNLFTRHRNNIRLTPAGEKLLPYAETLMNTWQAARKEVAHTSRHNEFSIGASASLWECMLSQWLMRLYRSHNHLQFEARIAQRQSLVKQLHERQLDLLITTEAPKMDEFSSQIVGQFSLALYASEPAMMKADLNYLRLEWGPDFQQHETGLIASDDIPQLTTSSAEIACQHLPALKGCTWLPVRWADNKPALHVVTDSTTLSRPLYAIWLQNSDKQSQIKDLLKTSILD; encoded by the coding sequence GTGGATACGGAATTGCTAAAAACTTTCCTCGAAGTGAGCAGAACGCGACACTTTGGGCGAGCAGCTGAAGCCCTCTACCTGACGCAGTCAGCAGTCAGTTTTCGTATTCGACAGCTGGAAAATCAATTGGGTGTGAACCTTTTTACCCGCCATCGCAACAATATTCGTTTAACCCCGGCCGGTGAAAAGCTATTGCCTTATGCAGAAACCCTGATGAATACCTGGCAGGCAGCGCGGAAGGAGGTTGCGCACACCTCCCGGCATAATGAATTCTCGATCGGTGCCAGCGCTTCACTATGGGAATGCATGCTCAGCCAGTGGCTTATGCGGCTATATCGCTCACACAACCATCTGCAATTTGAGGCGAGGATTGCGCAACGCCAGTCGCTGGTTAAGCAACTCCACGAGCGGCAGCTTGATCTCCTGATCACCACAGAAGCGCCCAAGATGGACGAATTTAGCAGCCAGATTGTTGGACAGTTTAGCCTGGCGCTCTATGCATCCGAGCCTGCAATGATGAAGGCCGACCTGAATTATTTACGCCTGGAATGGGGGCCTGATTTTCAGCAGCACGAGACGGGGTTAATTGCCAGCGATGATATCCCGCAACTCACGACAAGCTCTGCGGAGATCGCATGCCAGCATCTTCCCGCATTGAAAGGCTGTACATGGTTACCTGTTCGCTGGGCGGATAATAAACCCGCACTCCATGTTGTCACCGATTCGACAACTCTCTCCAGGCCGCTGTATGCCATTTGGCTGCAAAACAGCGATAAGCAGTCGCAGATAAAAGATCTGTTAAAAACCAGCATACTGGATTAA
- the btuB gene encoding TonB-dependent vitamin B12 receptor BtuB, translated as MIKKVSLLTVFSVTAFSGWAQESADSLVVTANRFEQPAKTVLAPTSVVTREDIERWQATSVVEIMSRLPGVDIAQSGGMGSTSSTFIRGTESRHVLVLIDGIPLNNAGISNVPDLSQIPTSLIQRIEYIRGPRSALYGSDAIGGVINIISGRDKPGAEISAGVGSKGYQNYNGAFQQVFDKTKITMAGDYTYTRGFDIAAKDAPRQPDRDGFMSKSLFGSVEQQFTDSVSGFVRGFGYDNRSAYDGYDHYGATGIDGRPDTRQVYSQNWDTGLRYNQGIFQSQLVAGYGRSKDQNYDPKKGRYADSATMDDVKQYTTQWLNTVEVGHGNIGAGLDWQKQKTQAGTGYLEKGYEQRNTGVFLSAMQQFNSVTLEAAARNDDNSNFGNHATWQTSAAWEFIDGYRIIGSYGTAYKAPTMSQIHSKDYGNPDLKPEESKQWEGGFEGLTGPVNWRVTGYRNDIDNLINSDPRTYRYYNVDEARIKGIEVTAQFDTGPVGHQISYDYVDPRNAKTNEVLARRSKQQVKYQLDWQVWDLDWNLAYRYLGTRYDVAVDPNTYATERVKMGGVSLWDVAVSYPVTSHLTVRGKIANLFDKDYETVYGYQTAGREYTLSGSYTF; from the coding sequence ATGATTAAAAAAGTATCGCTGTTGACGGTGTTTTCCGTCACGGCATTTTCGGGCTGGGCGCAGGAAAGCGCCGACTCGTTGGTGGTGACAGCAAACCGTTTCGAACAACCAGCAAAAACCGTTCTGGCTCCGACCTCCGTCGTGACGCGTGAGGATATTGAACGCTGGCAGGCAACGAGTGTTGTGGAAATCATGTCACGCCTGCCGGGTGTGGACATCGCACAAAGCGGCGGGATGGGGTCGACCTCTTCAACGTTTATTCGCGGTACGGAATCCCGCCATGTTCTGGTACTGATTGATGGTATCCCTCTGAATAATGCCGGGATCAGCAACGTTCCCGATTTAAGCCAAATTCCGACGTCGCTGATTCAGCGTATTGAGTACATTCGCGGCCCACGTTCGGCGCTGTATGGCTCCGACGCGATTGGCGGTGTGATTAACATCATTAGCGGGCGCGACAAGCCGGGTGCGGAAATTTCTGCGGGTGTCGGTTCAAAGGGGTATCAAAACTATAACGGTGCCTTCCAGCAGGTGTTCGATAAAACCAAAATCACCATGGCCGGTGATTATACCTATACCCGTGGTTTTGATATTGCCGCAAAAGATGCCCCGCGCCAGCCAGACCGCGATGGTTTTATGAGTAAATCGCTGTTTGGCTCGGTGGAGCAGCAGTTTACCGACAGCGTCAGCGGATTCGTCCGTGGCTTTGGCTACGATAACCGCTCCGCGTATGACGGTTACGATCACTATGGCGCGACCGGCATTGATGGGCGGCCGGACACGCGTCAGGTTTACAGCCAGAACTGGGACACCGGGTTGCGCTATAACCAGGGTATTTTCCAGTCACAGCTGGTGGCAGGGTATGGCCGTAGCAAAGATCAGAACTATGATCCGAAAAAAGGCCGCTACGCTGACTCCGCAACCATGGATGACGTGAAGCAGTACACCACCCAGTGGCTTAATACGGTTGAAGTGGGGCACGGCAATATCGGCGCGGGTCTGGACTGGCAGAAGCAGAAAACCCAGGCGGGTACGGGCTATCTGGAAAAAGGTTACGAACAACGTAATACCGGCGTGTTCCTTTCGGCGATGCAGCAGTTCAACAGCGTGACGCTGGAAGCGGCGGCGCGTAATGACGATAACTCTAACTTTGGCAATCATGCCACCTGGCAGACCAGCGCCGCATGGGAGTTCATCGACGGGTATCGCATCATCGGTTCTTACGGCACAGCGTATAAAGCGCCGACCATGAGCCAGATCCACAGTAAGGATTACGGCAATCCGGACCTGAAGCCAGAAGAGAGTAAGCAGTGGGAAGGTGGTTTTGAAGGCCTGACGGGGCCGGTAAACTGGCGCGTGACGGGTTATCGTAATGATATTGATAACCTGATTAACAGCGACCCGCGGACCTACCGTTATTACAACGTGGATGAGGCTCGCATCAAAGGGATTGAGGTGACGGCGCAGTTCGATACCGGACCGGTAGGGCACCAAATTTCCTATGACTACGTTGACCCGCGCAATGCGAAAACCAACGAAGTCCTGGCACGTCGCTCAAAGCAGCAGGTTAAGTATCAGCTTGACTGGCAGGTGTGGGATCTCGACTGGAATCTGGCGTACCGTTATCTGGGCACTCGCTATGACGTTGCCGTTGATCCGAATACCTATGCAACAGAACGCGTGAAAATGGGCGGCGTCAGCCTGTGGGACGTCGCGGTTTCATATCCCGTCACCTCTCATCTCACAGTTCGTGGTAAAATAGCCAACCTGTTCGATAAAGATTACGAGACAGTTTATGGCTACCAAACTGCAGGACGGGAATACACCTTGTCTGGCAGCTACACCTTCTGA
- the sthA gene encoding Si-specific NAD(P)(+) transhydrogenase translates to MPHSYDYDAIVIGSGPGGEGAAMGLVKQGARVAVIERYHNVGGGCTHWGTIPSKALRHAVSRIIEFNQNPLYSDHSRLLRSSFADILNHADTVINQQTRMRQGFYERNHCEILQGNAHFVDEHTLALECHDGSVETLTAEKFVIACGSRPYHPADVDFSHPRIYDSDSILSLQHEPRHVIIYGAGVIGCEYASIFRGMEVKVDLINTRDRLLAFLDQEMSDSLSYHFWNSGVVIRHNEEYEKIEGCDDGVIMHLKSGKKLKADCLLYANGRTGNTDSLQLENIGLETDSRGQLKVNSMYQTALPHVYAVGDVIGYPSLASAAYDQGRIAAQALVKGEATAHLIEDIPTGIYTIPEISSVGKTEQQLTAMKVPYEVGRAQFKHLARAQIVGMSVGTLKILFHRETKEILGIHCFGERAAEIIHIGQAIMEQKGGGNTIEYFVNTTFNYPTMAEAYRVAALNGLNRLF, encoded by the coding sequence ATGCCACATTCCTACGATTACGACGCAATAGTTATTGGTTCCGGCCCCGGCGGCGAAGGTGCTGCTATGGGTCTGGTAAAACAGGGAGCCAGAGTAGCGGTTATTGAGCGCTACCATAATGTCGGCGGCGGTTGCACCCACTGGGGCACCATCCCTTCGAAAGCCCTCCGCCACGCCGTTAGCCGCATTATCGAATTTAACCAGAACCCTCTTTACAGCGACCACTCCCGACTTCTTCGCTCCTCCTTTGCCGATATCCTGAATCACGCAGACACGGTCATTAACCAGCAGACGCGCATGCGTCAGGGTTTCTATGAGCGCAACCACTGTGAAATTCTGCAAGGGAACGCGCATTTTGTGGATGAACACACCCTGGCGCTGGAGTGCCACGACGGTTCGGTTGAGACGCTCACCGCTGAAAAATTTGTGATCGCCTGCGGCTCCCGTCCTTACCATCCGGCAGACGTGGATTTCTCGCACCCGCGCATTTACGACAGCGACTCCATCCTCAGCCTGCAGCACGAGCCACGCCATGTGATCATTTATGGTGCGGGGGTGATTGGCTGTGAATATGCGTCGATCTTCCGCGGAATGGAGGTCAAAGTTGATTTGATCAACACCCGCGACCGGCTGCTGGCGTTCCTCGATCAGGAGATGTCAGATTCCCTCTCCTACCACTTCTGGAACAGTGGCGTGGTGATTCGCCACAACGAAGAGTACGAGAAAATCGAAGGCTGCGATGACGGTGTGATCATGCACCTGAAATCCGGTAAGAAGCTGAAAGCCGACTGCCTGCTGTATGCCAACGGCCGTACCGGCAACACGGATTCATTGCAGCTGGAGAATATCGGGCTTGAAACCGACAGCCGCGGCCAGCTCAAGGTCAACAGCATGTACCAGACTGCGCTGCCGCACGTTTACGCGGTGGGCGACGTGATTGGTTACCCAAGCCTGGCCTCCGCCGCTTACGATCAGGGCCGCATCGCCGCACAGGCGCTGGTGAAAGGTGAAGCGACGGCGCATCTGATTGAAGATATCCCGACGGGCATCTACACCATTCCGGAAATCAGCTCTGTCGGCAAAACCGAGCAGCAGCTGACGGCCATGAAGGTGCCTTACGAGGTGGGTCGTGCCCAGTTTAAACATCTGGCGCGGGCGCAAATCGTGGGAATGAGCGTAGGTACACTGAAGATCCTTTTCCATCGCGAGACGAAAGAGATCCTCGGTATTCACTGCTTCGGTGAACGCGCGGCGGAAATCATTCATATCGGCCAGGCGATCATGGAGCAAAAAGGTGGTGGCAACACCATTGAGTACTTCGTTAACACCACCTTTAACTACCCGACCATGGCGGAAGCTTATCGGGTCGCTGCGCTGAACGGCTTAAACCGCCTGTTTTAA